The genomic window AAGCATTATATCTGTAGTAGTTGAGTGGTACAAGTGAACCTAAACCACTTGGAGATTGTGGCCAAGTAGGTTATAACAGAATGCTTtggtcataaataaataaataatacaaGATCGTAGCAGAATGCTACATCATGGAACCCCCATCCATCCGCGATGGTCTGGCTGGCCCGCCCATGCGTGCCCCCGCTCTTGTTTGTCTCTTGTCATCTCCATAATCTCCTCTTAAGTTTTCTTCAGGAATTATTTTTTAAGTAATCTTATAACCAGACGGGATGTGATACGAAGCAACAAGTGTACCCCATTTTGTACCCAGGATGAGTGCCAAAACTAGGTTCAGTGCCCGCATGCACAAGAAACTATTTGGTGGACCATATCTACTGTGGATCGACGGTGGAATCTTTTTAGATGGATTTATTTTGTCACATGATCAAACTATTATGGATTCGTTTCACTCTAGATTCACAGCTATCTAATAATTTCTCCCGCATGCAGTGGGTAGGTGGCTAAATATTAAGGCTTTGGTGTTTGTTTGCCTGGGGGTATGCACTAGGCTATGCATTGGGTACACAAAGCATTAAAACAGAGGCATTTTAAGACTCAAAGTAGCCAACAATGTTCCATGCTTGTCATATGCTTTGAAATAGCCTAAACATAGTGAATGGCTTTGGAGCAGGGCTTCCATTCTGGTGTTATTCCATTACCATTGATTCCTAGTGAAAGTTCTGCAAACACTTTGCAACCGTCATTATTGCGGTCTGTGCATTAGCAAGCCTGCCTACAATCTCGATTCCAGTTGTTTTCAAATAACGAAAAGTGTTTTTATTTGATCTGTGTTGTTTGATCCGTGGCAGTTGGGCAATTGCCAACGAAGGCTCAAGGAGTTACGAGATCACCTCAGGCTTTAAATAGaacatatttttatcaaaaaaaacaaaaaaaagagggaaCATATCAGGGCTTAGTGGTGGAGGTGATCTCTGATCAACGGGGTAATCAATGAAATGTAACTCAAACTTCCAGCCATCCTTCAACCAAAATATTGCtctggtatttttttctttttttattgacTAAGTCTACGCAAGAATTTCTCCAAACGATGGCTCATAATCCCGATCATGGCTAATTTGACCACTAGTTGTTTTTGCGATTTCAACTCCCAATATTTCCGGTTAATGGACTTGCCGATAGCTAAACATTTAAAAATTCTTGCGTGTAGAACTCTTGCATGGTTCTCACTTGCAAGTTGTTCTTTCTCAAGCTACTAAGCAACCTCTCACCACAACATGGATTATATCAGCTATACCGGTCAAAGGTCATGTTGTGGCATTTGGATggttcaccaaaataaaaagtgAATTTTGGCTTCACGATGAATCAAATAACGAAAATAGCTAGGCCAGCAGTTCAGTTACATGCAATTAACCAGACACAAAAGTGAATGACCATTAATTTGTacgaaaaggaaaggaaagaaaaatcaaTATTACAAGCATATTAGATTTCCTTTGAAGCGTAATAGCAATCTATTTGACATTCGATTCTTCAAGCTTCATTGcaatctttcttcctttttttgctTGAGCAAAGACCTTCTCTACAATGTTACTACGTTATCTAATTGATGATTTCTTTAGCATGACTGTTATATCTCTTGGAAAATTGAAGAACATTAAAGTGCCTTCATTTTCATTTAATTTAATGGCATGATTAACACTCGATCTTGTTACCATATTGAAGTTGGTCTCATGTATGTATGTAACTTTGCAGATGCACAGAGCAACGAATACCTGAAGAAAGATAGCCTATTATATTGTAGCACTAGCTAAAGGGAGGCCATTTGTACGTTGAAGGTATCAACTATGAAATGCACTACTTTAAGTTGGCTTCACGGATTGCCACTCGTTAGTTCTCTTCTTATTATCTGCACTACTTTTAAATGGAACTTCCTGGGTAAGTTGAATAACCAACTTTGTTCCCCATTTTCGTGCCTCCATAATGTTCCTTTCAATGGCTTTCCGATGAGGATATCTGCCCTATTATTAGCAATCACAAAAAAATTTACGAAGGTGGGTGCAATAATGAATTCTCAAAATTTGCATCCACATGCATGTCATCAAGTAATAGAGAAAGATAGGGTAATTTGTTGATATTTAAAGGGATGACCGCTAACAAAGTAAATATTAAACATGGAATTGGAAAGCAATTTCTTTGCTctacaaaaaagaagaagaagaagaagaagaagaagagagagagagagagagagaaagaaagaaaggcccTTTCTCCTCAATTATAGAAAATTCGGTTTGCTTTATAATTAATATAGGTACAGACCAGGCGAGGCTATCTTGGTTGGTGGACATCGCTCTAGTTGACACAGCACATACCTCAAAAAATTATTGTTGTCGTGGGAAGGCCTAATCAAATGAAGACTGCGACCAAACAATGCATCCATATCAAACCCCGGTTAATTATACATATTAAAGTATAGATGCAAAACATAATACACATCCATGTGCCCAATTAGAGCCATTTTGTATCTTAAAAAAGCTAAATAAAAGATGCTAACATTCAAGTACAGCTTCTCCCCCTCCACTTCTAGGAGAATCCAACCTAAGAATATAACTTTCCCCAAACATAGGAATCTAAATTTCTTAAGCAAAAAGCAACCTAAGCTGAGGACACATGCATCTTGAAAACAAGCCCAAAGAGCCTAAGAACTCCATAGGTGACCAACATAGCCAACCATCCTCCAACCAGCACCCTCAGCGAGGACTTGGAAATGTTGGCTCCACCAAGGACTGCCCCAGCCGCACCGAAACCTGCCAACCCCAGCGTACTCACAGCACACACCACCCCTACCCTTACACCCCACGACTTTATAAACCCTCCTGCCAACAAAGGCAACAGGGCCCCCACCGCGAAGGCCAACGCCGAGGCCCCGGCAGCCATCAGAGGGCTGGGCAAGCTCTCCTTCTCCTTGTTGCTGCTTTCCCTGCTCTCGAGGGTCGCCCGCTCCATCTGGGCCACCTCGATATCGTATTGAGCATAGACCGAGACGAACTCGCCGATGGCCATGCTGCAAGCCCCTGCGACGAGGCCGGCGAGGCCCGAGACGAGCATGGCCTTCGCAGTCTGGTTCACGGCCCCTACGCCGATCATCAGGGAGGCTACCGAGACAAGGCCGTCGTTGGCTCCGAGGACGGCGGCACGGAGCCACTGGGATCGAGCCGAGTAGTCTATGGGAACAGGTTTTTGGTTGGATTCAGGGTCTTGGAGTTGGGATGGAAGGGTGATTTGGGTGCAGGGATCATTCTTGGGATTTGGAGGAGGTGTGGAGGGGGTTGCATGGATGTGGGAGCTGGGACAGAACGACATGGCTGCAGGCCtagaaagagaggaggggaggggagaggagaggagagctCAAGATGGCTCGGTGTTGGGGGTGCGTGGATGGAGTGTGGAGGCCACACGCCGTAGCGTTATATAAGGAAACACAAAGGAGACGAAATCCAGTAATAGGTAGCGGTTTTTGGGGTTGGTTATCCTCCTCTCAACGGGAATAAAAGAAGGACCTAGCGCGGTGGCCAGCAAAGTTTAGTGTGGACGGGGAAGAGATTCGGTGGGACCCACCGAAATGGGGCACTATAAAAAATGTATGGCATGTGGTCACCACGCGCAGATTGAGACTTCTCCAGCACCGAACGGCAAACGGTTAAGAGCAACGCAATATACTACATTAAAGATTTCGGCTTTTACTACCGTTTTCTGTGGGCACGTCTCTTAGCATGGATCTCGTTCGCAGGCCGGCTGTAAAAAAATATACACCATGCCATTGAAGTAGTTGCGATGCAGGCATGGCTTTGACCTTATGCCCTTTCTTCGGAAGAAAAgtaaaattacaaaaatattctctcaataaatatataattttatttatatatatttaatttttaaaaaatataaaattaattttttaaatttttaatatattt from Elaeis guineensis isolate ETL-2024a chromosome 4, EG11, whole genome shotgun sequence includes these protein-coding regions:
- the LOC105043573 gene encoding vacuolar iron transporter homolog 2-like — protein: MSFCPSSHIHATPSTPPPNPKNDPCTQITLPSQLQDPESNQKPVPIDYSARSQWLRAAVLGANDGLVSVASLMIGVGAVNQTAKAMLVSGLAGLVAGACSMAIGEFVSVYAQYDIEVAQMERATLESRESSNKEKESLPSPLMAAGASALAFAVGALLPLLAGGFIKSWGVRVGVVCAVSTLGLAGFGAAGAVLGGANISKSSLRVLVGGWLAMLVTYGVLRLFGLVFKMHVSSA